A stretch of Lactuca sativa cultivar Salinas chromosome 6, Lsat_Salinas_v11, whole genome shotgun sequence DNA encodes these proteins:
- the LOC111901614 gene encoding F-box protein 7, which yields MASDFAKNIVAELESASQLRAAGFFITRRPWLDLYGVNVRPVAPFGSTCNKPVVDLSLIHRSLPDELLFEIFARMTPYNLGKAACVCRKWRNTVRNPVFWRNACLKAWQISGVVENYKLMQCNYDSSWRKMWLSRPRVRMDGIYVSRNTYIRAGVAEWKVTNPVHVVCYYRYLRFYPSGRFLYKNSSEKIKDVVKFMKLRSTKAEICHSGRYTMSEDKVEGALLYPGMRPTIWRIRLRLRGTIAGANNRMDLLSIVTSGVHENEVPTGPDGDILAVVEGWEDDETHNADVPAISHTRGLTPFVFVPFEEAETSVLNLPVERMDYYVPG from the exons ATGGCTTCAG ATTTTGCTAAGAATATTGTCGCTGAACTCGAATCTGCGTCGCAGTTGAGGGCTGCGGGGTTCTTCATAACACGAAGACCATGGCTTG ATCTATATGGGGTTAATGTAAGACCAGTTGCTCCTTTTGGTAGCACATGTAATAAACCAGTGGTTGATTTGTCACTCATCCATAGAAGCTTGCCAGATGAATTACTGTTTGAG ATTTTTGCAAGAATGACTCCATATAATTTGGGAAAAGCAGCCTGTGTTTGTAGAAAATGGAGAAATACCGTTCGTAACCCTGTGTTTTGGCGCAATGCATGCTTAAAAGCCTGGCAG ATCTCTGGTGTTGTGGAAAACTATAAGCTTATGCAATGCAATTATGATTCTTCATGGAGGAAGATGTGGCTTTCAAGGCCAAGAGTTCGCATGGATG GTATATATGTGAGTAGAAACACGTATATTCGTGCTGGAGTTGCAGAGTGGAAAGTCACAAATCCAGTTCATGTG GTATGCTATTATCGATACCTCAGATTTTATCCTTCCGGAAGGTTTTTGTACAAG AATTCTTCTGAGAAGATTAAGGATGTTGTGAAGTTCATGAAATTGCGTTCTACTAAAGCTGAGATTTGTCATAGTGGGCGCTACACAATGTCCGAAGATAAG GTGGAAGGGGCTCTTTTGTATCCTGGAATGCGTCCCACGATTTGGAGGATCCGATTGAG GTTAAGAGGTACGATAGCAGGGGCAAACAATCGGATGGATCTTCTATCAATTGTGACAAGTGGGGTCCACGAGAATGAGGTTCCAACGGGACCCGATGGTGACATTCTTGCAGTGGTTGAAGGCTGGGAAGATGATGAAACACACAATGCAGATGTTCCTGCTATTTCTCATACAAGAGGCCTAACACCTTTTGTCTTTGTTCCATTTGAAGAG gcGGAAACATCGGTTTTAAATCTGCCTGTGGAACGCATGGATTATTATGTACCTGGTTGA
- the LOC111901632 gene encoding filament-like plant protein has translation MEKKSWWKRKSSDRSPGETESSTSISSHSESNSDEKVDHDSLQKSQSSEVTSRVSTPNTETNDSFKNLTEKLSAALVNVGAKEDLVKQHAKVAEEAVAGWEKAENEVTTLKQQLEAALQQNLALEVRTNHLDGALKECVKQLRQAREEQEQRINEALEDKKHEWELTKKNLEMQICNLKAKSQVNKSECSPVDPKIILKLETLEKENSALKSEIIIQSEELEIRTIERDLSTQAAESASKQQLESIKKVAKLEAECRKLTSLTRKLPSVNDNNHKAVSISSFYVDSLTDSQSDRSEKLDVDSFKVNKSEHNENDDSWALALIAELDQFKSGKSVAKNVEISNIMDDFLEMERIASLSEAQNETSRCNSETEDMKSEVEVLRMRVCELEEKLEELEAEKGELESALNASKESLDETKSQMVDLQKELMMVNESKKSVESRLVDLEMEARIISSENDSIKEDIKKERILSSEMTIKCQRLEKEVMKKSEEFKLQQSAISNGELKVKQDLEVAAADRLSECQKTISSLARQLESLATLEDFLIDTANLPGFSNGSSVSKTKTGVELWKLHSNDTFMPKKTLLPAKEDESNCSPSMDDESPGSSSSSSSTSSGHSKSNNSFEKLFLRSKNGVQGESHQG, from the exons atggagaagaagagttGGTGGAAGCGGAAGTCCTCTGACCGGAGTCCTGGTGAGACAGAAAGTTCCACTTCAATATCTTCACATTCCGAGAGTAACTCCGatgaaaag GTGGACCATGACAGCTTACAGAAATCACAATCATCTGAAGTCACCTCAAGAGTTTCAACCCCCAACACAGAGACTAATGACAGTTTCAAAAATCTGACAGAAAAGCTATCAGCTGCTCTTGTTAATGTCGGTGCTAAAGAAGATTTAGTCAAACAACATGCCAAAGTTGCAGAAGAAGCTGTTGCAG GTTGGGAAAAAGCAGAAAATGAAGTTACAACATTAAAACAACAACTTGAAGCAGCTTTACAACAAAATTTAGCTCTTGAGGTTCGAACAAATCATCTTGATGGTGCTCTTAAAGAATGTGTCAAACAATTAAGGCAAGCAAGAGAAGAGCAAGAACAACGTATCAATGAGGCTTTAGAGGATAAAAAACATGAATGGGAACTAACAAAAAAGAATCTTGAAATGCAAATTTGTAATCTCAAAGCAAAATCACAAGTCAACAAATCCGAATGCTCCCCTGTTGATCCAAAAATCATCCTAAAGCTTGAAACTTTGGAGAAAGAGAATTCTGCCCTAAAGTCTGAGATCATCATCCAATCAGAAGAGCTAGAAATCCGGACCATTGAAAGGGATTTGAGCACACAAGCAGCAGAATCTGCTAGTAAACAGCAGCTAGAAAGCATAAAGAAAGTGGCAAAACTTGAAGCAGAATGCAGGAAGTTGACTTCATTGACTCGAAAATTGCcttctgttaatgataataatcatAAAGCTGTTTCGATTTCTTCTTTTTATGTTGACTCTCTCACAGACAGTCAATCAGACAGATCAGAAAAGTTAGATGTTGACTCATTCAAAGTCAACAAATCTGAGCATAATGAAAATGATGATTCATGGGCATTGGCGCTAATTGCTGAGCTGGATCAATTCAAAAGTGGAAAATCTGTGGCAAAAAACGTTGAAATTAGTAATATTATGGATGATTTCTTGGAAATGGAGCGAATTGCTTCTTTATCAGAGGCTCAGAATGAAACATCGCGTTGCAATTCTGAAACTGAAGATATGAAAAGTGAAGTTGAAGTATTGAGAATGAGGGTTTGTGAATTGGAAGAGaaattagaagaattagaggCTGAAAAAGGTGAACTTGAGAGTGCTTTGAATGCAAGTAAAGAATCTCTTGATGAGACAAAAAGTCAAATGGTTGACCTCCAAAAGGAGCTGATGATGGTGAATGAGTCAAAGAAGTCGGTTGAATCTAGACttgttgatttggaaatggaggCCCGAATCATATCTTCAGAAAATGATTCGATTAAGGAGGATATTAAAAAGGAAAGAATTTTGTCATCTGAAATGACAATTAAATGTCAGAGATTAGAGAAGGAAGTTATGAAGAAAAGTGAGGAGTTTAAGCTTCAGCAATCTGCCATTTCAAATGGTGAATTAAAAGTGAAACAA GATCTTGAGGTGGCAGCAGCTGATAGGCTATCTGAATGCCAAAAAACAATATCATCACTTGCACGACAGTTGGAATCTTTAGCGACACTTGAAGACTTTTTGATTGACACTGCAAATCTCCCTGGTTTTTCTAATGGATCATCTGTCTCAAAAACTAAAACTGGAGTTGAGCTATGGAAATTGCATTCAAATGATACTTTCATGCCTAAaaagactttacttcctgcaaaaGAAGATGAAAGCAATTGCAGTCCTTCAATGGATGATGAGTCACcaggatcttcttcttcttcttcttcaacttcatCTGGTCATTCTAAAAGTAACAACAGTTTTGAAAAGCTGTTTTTGAGGAGTAAGAATGGAGTTCAAGGTGAAAGTCATCAAGGGTAA
- the LOC111901649 gene encoding uncharacterized protein LOC111901649 → MTNLKPDSPLLRRIVLSFLDFLNSVEPTSDSDAESLEVAKDCLSEVFKIDSSSTSSLPKSDSLIEIFKSQTGKNEIKSDKNHEEPQADISHTSCTNNNVDTKIPGTSQSLNDTNKGDTETIGVREREDELFGQFFNSLEKVHYFGTTPNGDDEQALDRATHLFHNALTEMKKSGSEEFDLKKLADTFKLQGNKAMQSKLYSGAIELYTIAIALCDDNAVYYCNRAAAYTQTNQHTEAIDDCHKAIEIDPNYSKAYSRLGFAYYAQGNYRDAIDKGFLKALQLDPNNESVRGNIQAAEQKLREEQQRANRGQNSNSTSHSNEDHSGGFARGSVPIPPFPSMPFNVNVNGQPFDMANMFRNMAQSGMGNPFPNSNSNSNSNEPGIRVGVNVGGEQMQMPEEILRSVFEVLSDGTTSRVNPQDNPNGN, encoded by the exons ATGACGAACTTGAAGCCGGATTCTCCTCTTCTTCGTCGCATCGTCCTATCTTTCCTCGATTTCCTCAATTCTG TTGAACCTACCTCCGATAGTGATGCTGAAAGTCTTGAGGTTGCAAAGGACTGCTTATCCGAGGTTTTCAAGATTGATTCATCATCTACTTCCAGTCTACCAAAATCTGATTCTCTCATTGAGATTTTCAAATCACAAACAGGAAAGAATGAGATTAAGTCAGATAAAAACCATGAGGAACCTCAAGCAGATATATCCCATACATCGTGCACAAATAATAATGTGGATACTAAAATTCCTGGGACATCACAATCTCTG AATGACACCAACAAAGGGGATACTGAAACCATAG GTGTACGTGAACGTGAGGATGAACTTTTTGGTCAATTCTTTAACTCCCTTGAAAAGGTTCATTATTTTGGGACTACACCCAATGGAGATGATGAACAAGCACTCGATAGAGCTACGCATTTGTTTCATAATGCTTTAACg GAAATGAAAAAATCTGGATCCGAAGAATTTGATCTTAAAAAATTAGCTGATACCTTCAAATTACAAG GTAACAAGGCTATGCAATCAAAGTTGTATTCTGGTGCAATTGAGCTTTACACCATTGCTATAGCACTTTGTGATGATAATGCTGTTTATTATTGCAACAG gGCAGCAGCTTACACCCAAACGAACCAGCATACAGAAGCAATTGATGATTGCCATAAAGCAATTGAAATTGATCCAAATTACAGCAAGGCTTACAGTCGTTTAGGGTTTGCTTATTATGCTCAAGGCAACTACAGGGATGCTATTGATAAAGGATTTCTAAAAG CTTTGCAATTGGATCCGAATAATGAATCTGTAAGAGGAAATATTCAG GCAGCAGAACAGAAACTCAGAGAAGAACAACAAAGAGCCAATCGTGGCCag aATTCAAATTCAACAAGTCATTCAAATGAAGATCATTCTGGTGGTTTTGCAAGGGGGAGTGTGCCAATTCCACCTTTTCCATCCATGCCATTTAATGTGAATGTGAATGGTCAACCTTTTGACATGGCAAACATGTTTAGGAACATGGCTCAGAGTGGAATGGGAAATCCATTtcccaattccaattccaattccaattccaatgaGCCAGGAATAAGAGTAGGAGTGAATGTTGGAGGAGAACAAATGCAAATGCCGGAGGAGATTCTAAGATCTGTGTTTGAGGTTTTGTCTGATGGAACAACATCGCGTGTTAATCCACAAGACAATCCCAATGGAAACTAG
- the LOC111901623 gene encoding nuclear intron maturase 4, mitochondrial, with protein MWSVCLPMICRRKLINRTTNVHLCFHLISANLLTGKRYISHSVDSSLKSNNNGNNSNIDTMSLASNLACLVEESSLVNERKPRTRLELKRFLESRIKKSVKDQFKDGKFHNLIEKVIANPYTLQDAYDIIRVNSNISLLSESDDINFDSLAQELSSGNFDINSNVYSISTKGAKKEKQKEKLVLPNLKLTIIQEAIRIALEVVYKPHYSKISHGCRSGRGHSSALKYIRKQVSNSNWWFTVIVNKKVDDSTLSKLISTMETKIQDPKLYSLIHSMFDVGVLNMEFGGFAKGHGLPQEGLLSPVLMNIYLDLFDHEILNLSMKYEALDSQHDGSKSKSKLRGWFRRQMSQQNEGNTSGVRIHCCRLMDEILIVIKGSKEVSLTLKSEIENFIREFLHLEVDNKSDIFPCNDPRGVKFSGNIVKKSMRENPAVRAVHKLKEKVELFALQKQEAWDECMIRIGKKCLGHGFKKVKESEIKHLADCTSVLSQVSRFRKPGMETDHWYKVLLKIRMQDMDSKYTDTEESILSKLITENALPQDLKDSFYTFQNHVKNYVSSETSSVLTLLPESESESVSITEVLAPIKAIRMCLQRYGITNSEGIPRACRMLVLLDHDHIIDWFSGLVSRWVKWYRLCDNFNEVKHIISIQIRKSCIRTLATKYRLHETEIEKKFDSDLSGIPSTEEIENERLEYDERLECDEGLMYGIPYSGLCLVSLARIVSESRPCGCFVLGCRVDAPCVYTIHVMQRQKFPVWKTGFSTCIHPSINGRRIGLCKQHLKDLFIGRISLQSVSFGAWK; from the exons ATGTGGTCTGTATGTCTACCAATGATTTGCAGGAGGAAACTTATAAACAGAACCACAAATGTTCATCTATGTTTTCATCTCATTTCTGCCAATCTATTAACAG GAAAAAGATATATCAGTCATTCAGTTGATTCATCTCTAAAATCCAATAACAATGGAAACAACAGTAACATTGACACAATGTCATTAGCAAGCAACTTAGCCTGTTTGGTTGAAGAGTCTTCTTTGGTTAATGAAAGAAAACCAAGAACCCGTTTAGAGTTGAAAAGGTTTCTAGAATCCCGCATAAAGAAATCCGTAAAAGATCAATTCAAAGATGGAAAATTTCATAATCTAATTGAGAAAGTAATTGCTAATCCATATACCCTTCAAGATGCTTATGACATTATTAGGGTCAACTCAAACATCAGTTTACTATCAGAATCTGATGATATCAACTTTGACTCTCTAGCACAAGAATTATCTTCTGGAAATTTTGATATCAATTCCAATGTCTATTCCATTTCAACAAAAGGagcaaaaaaagaaaaacaaaaagaaaaactcGTGCTTCCAAATCTCAAATTAACCATCATTCAAGAAGCCATTAGAATAGCTTTAGAAGTTGTTTACAAGCCTCATTATTCCAAGATTTCACACGGGTGTCGAAGTGGAAGAGGACACTCATCAGCTCTGAAGTACATCCGTAAACAAGTCTCCAATTCCAATTGGTGGTTCACGGTGATAGTCAACAAAAAAGTTGACGATTCTACCCTTTCTAAGCTCATATCAACAATGGAAACCAAGATCCAAGATCCCAAATTGTATTCTTTGATTCACAGCATGTTTGATGTTGGAGTCTTGAATATGGAATTTGGAGGCTTTGCAAAAGGCCATGGTCTTCCACAAGAGGGTTTGTTATCTCCAGTTTTAATGAATATTTATCTTGACCTCTTTGACCATGAAATTCTTAACTTGTCAATGAAATACGAAGCTCTTGATAGTCAACACGacgggtcaaagtcaaagtcaaagctaCGTGGCTGGTTTAGAAGACAAATGAGTCAACAAAACGAAGGAAATACATCAGGAGTTAGGATACATTGTTGTAGATTAATGGATGAAATTCTCATTGTTATAAAGGGTTCCAAAGAAGTGAGTTTGACTTTAAAGTCAGAGATTGAAAACTTCATTCGGGAATTTCTACACTTAGAAGTCGACAATAAGTCGGATATTTTTCCATGTAATGATCCTCGAGGGGTTAAATTCAGTGGCAATATTGTAAAAAAGAGCATGAGAGAGAATCCTGCAGTTAGAGCAGTTCATAAGTTAAAGGAAAAAGTGGAGTTATTTGCATTACAAAAACAAGAAGCATGGGATGAATGTATGATTAGAATCGGGAAAAAATGCTTAGGTCATGGATTCAAGAAAGTCAAAGAGTCAGAAATCAAACATCTTGCTGACTGTACCTCGGTTTTGAGCCAGGTGTCACGCTTTCGTAAACCCGGAATGGAAACCGATCATTGGTATAAAGTCTTACTAAAGATCCGTATGCAAGACATGGATTCGAAATACACCGACACCGAAGAATCCATCTTATCAAAGTTAATTACCGAAAACGCCCTTCCCCAAGACCTAAAAGACTCGTTTTACACTTTCCAAAATCACGTTAAAAACTACGTTTCTTCCGAGACCTCATCCGTTCTTACCCTTCTCCcggaatcggaatcggaatcgGTTTCCATTACCGAAGTTCTTGCCCCGATAAAGGCTATAAGAATGTGTCTCCAAAGGTACGGAATCACCAATTCCGAAGGAATCCCACGCGCGTGCCGTATGCTTGTGTTACTAGACCACGATCATATAATCGATTGGTTTTCCGGTTTAGTGTCGCGTTGGGTTAAATGGTATCGTTTATGTGACAATTTCAATGAAGTGAAACATATTATTAGTATACAAATTAGGAAATCTTGCATTCGTACATTGGCTACAAAGTATAGATTACATGAGACTGAAATTGAGAAGAAATTCGATTCCGATTTGAGTGGAATCCCGTCAACCGAAGAGATTGAAAACGAGAGATTGGAATATGATGAGAGATTGGAATGTGATGAGGGATTGATGTATGGGATTCCTTATAGTGGTTTGTGTTTAGTGTCTTTAGCAAGAATTGTGAGTGAATCTAGACCATGTGGTTGTTTTGTTTTGGGGTGTAGGGTGGATGCACCATGTGTTTATACAATCCATGTAATGCAAAGACAAAAGTTTCCTGTTTGGAAAACGGGATTTTCGACTTGTATTCATCCGAGTATAAACGGGAGGCGAATTGGGTTGTGTAAGCAGCATTTGAAGGATTTGTTTATTGGTCGAATATCTCTTCAATCTGTTTCTTTTGGTGCATGGAAATGA